Proteins encoded together in one Calditrichota bacterium window:
- a CDS encoding tyrosine recombinase, producing MDTKSSTIHSSELDPSQQLLIEDWLRARRYERQLADNTVRSYRRDLFAVARALAAEGTQLEGASAGGLRNVLESLATASSRSDNRRLASVRNFYKWLLRERRIDKSPAEELHVAKTGRVLPKVVTLEFIESLLQQIRDDEPVSLRDRAIVELAYSSGLRVSELCSLRLSHFNSAENVLRIRGKGGKERLCPFGEPARRAVAQYLTFGRARIKSKSNQSEPVPLPPRAEDFVFLSRHGNPMTRFGCAQILRQLCAQAGYSTHITPHTLRHSFATHLLEGGADLRVVQELLGHSSISTTEIYTHLDREYLSEVVRSFHPRG from the coding sequence TTGGATACGAAAAGCAGTACAATCCATTCGTCAGAGCTTGATCCGAGTCAGCAGTTGCTTATTGAGGATTGGCTCCGCGCGCGCCGATACGAACGACAATTGGCCGACAATACCGTTCGATCTTATCGTCGGGACTTGTTTGCCGTCGCGCGTGCTCTGGCTGCGGAAGGAACCCAACTTGAAGGGGCAAGTGCTGGCGGTCTCCGAAATGTACTGGAAAGTCTTGCGACGGCATCGTCGCGCTCAGACAATCGCCGACTTGCTTCCGTTCGAAACTTCTACAAGTGGTTGCTTCGCGAGCGGCGGATTGACAAGAGCCCTGCCGAGGAATTGCATGTAGCCAAGACTGGCCGGGTGCTTCCCAAAGTCGTTACGCTCGAGTTCATTGAATCATTGCTTCAGCAGATCCGAGACGATGAACCTGTTTCGCTCCGGGATCGCGCAATCGTCGAGCTGGCATACTCTTCAGGGCTGCGTGTGTCTGAACTCTGCTCACTACGTCTGTCGCATTTCAACTCTGCGGAAAATGTGCTCAGAATTCGCGGAAAAGGCGGCAAGGAACGTCTTTGTCCTTTTGGCGAACCGGCACGACGCGCGGTCGCGCAATACTTGACATTCGGACGTGCTCGAATAAAAAGCAAATCAAATCAAAGCGAGCCTGTTCCGCTCCCGCCGCGCGCGGAGGATTTTGTTTTCTTGTCCCGTCACGGGAATCCAATGACACGGTTTGGCTGTGCGCAGATCTTAAGACAGCTTTGTGCACAGGCAGGTTACAGCACCCACATCACCCCTCACACTCTTCGTCATAGCTTTGCAACCCATCTTCTTGAAGGAGGAGCCGACTTGCGCGTCGTCCAGGAACTCCTCGGTCATTCATCCATCTCCACGACTGAAATCTATACACATCTCGACCGGGAATATTTGTCGGAAGTTGTGCGCTCGTTTCATCCGCGAGGTTAA
- a CDS encoding response regulator, which yields MKSRGILVVDDDSIICEIAESILAEEGWEVRHANTTEDALKSMATMKWPVVLCDVHLPGDSGQFLQELRSSYPLTQVVMITGDPTIGTMRHAMQAGAYDYLLKPLRRDEILRVSQKALERHELILQKNELEAQNEEYRRQLEAKVDLRTDQLRISELRYRTLFDNAVDAVILLNPESGAIVELNGAAAKLIGLRSFDIHGTSIRDYVDDQLDEFLNTESHDSKVWRHPNLVLVDRERVTHILSATVSRLRTDAETLLQIVARDSSEISELSQRASLMELELMSEQRLANIGLLASGVAHNINTPLMGIYGLAQVIKMKHPDIEDIDGVIAQVERINGIIRNLMWKSRQEQERAKQDIDVNILLQEELRFLEADMEFKHNVEKEFSFSPDMPPIYGRYSDFSQSLMNIIRNALDAMYDSEVKRLTVKTDREDDDIIISIQDSGKGISPVHLAQVFQPFFTTKPAVGKSENGEPTGTGLGLSTVQKLLSPYGCKFDLDSEPGKGTTFKMIVPIAQNQPSEEDLAALEE from the coding sequence GTGAAAAGTCGAGGCATTCTCGTCGTCGACGACGATTCCATTATTTGTGAAATAGCCGAGAGTATTCTCGCGGAAGAGGGCTGGGAAGTCCGTCATGCGAACACGACCGAAGATGCACTCAAAAGTATGGCCACGATGAAGTGGCCCGTTGTGCTCTGTGACGTACACCTTCCAGGTGACTCCGGCCAGTTTCTTCAAGAACTGCGCTCATCATACCCGCTCACGCAAGTCGTCATGATCACCGGCGACCCGACGATTGGAACGATGCGCCATGCCATGCAGGCGGGAGCTTATGACTACTTGCTTAAGCCGCTTCGTCGCGACGAAATCCTCCGTGTATCACAAAAAGCTCTTGAACGGCACGAATTGATATTGCAGAAGAATGAACTTGAAGCGCAGAATGAAGAGTACCGCAGGCAGCTCGAAGCGAAAGTCGACTTGCGTACCGATCAGCTTCGCATTAGCGAATTGCGCTATAGAACTTTGTTTGACAACGCCGTGGATGCCGTGATACTGTTAAATCCGGAAAGCGGAGCGATTGTCGAGTTGAACGGTGCTGCAGCAAAGTTGATTGGACTTAGGTCATTTGATATTCATGGCACTTCAATTCGCGATTACGTCGATGATCAGCTTGACGAATTCCTGAATACAGAGAGTCATGATTCCAAAGTCTGGCGACATCCGAATCTCGTACTTGTCGATCGAGAAAGAGTGACCCATATATTGTCGGCGACCGTAAGCAGGCTGCGCACCGATGCCGAGACGCTGCTGCAGATAGTCGCACGGGATTCGTCCGAAATTTCGGAACTCAGTCAGCGAGCGAGCTTGATGGAACTCGAGTTAATGAGTGAACAGCGTCTGGCGAATATCGGGCTGCTGGCAAGCGGAGTCGCGCATAACATCAATACTCCTTTGATGGGTATCTACGGACTCGCGCAAGTCATCAAAATGAAGCATCCCGATATTGAGGACATTGACGGTGTTATTGCACAGGTTGAGCGAATCAACGGCATTATTCGAAACTTAATGTGGAAGAGCCGCCAAGAACAGGAACGCGCCAAACAGGATATTGATGTGAACATCCTCCTGCAGGAAGAGCTGCGTTTTCTCGAGGCGGACATGGAGTTCAAGCACAACGTTGAGAAAGAGTTTAGTTTCTCCCCGGACATGCCGCCGATTTATGGCAGGTACAGCGACTTTTCTCAGTCGCTTATGAACATTATCCGCAACGCACTTGACGCAATGTACGACTCGGAAGTGAAGCGGTTGACAGTCAAGACAGATCGCGAGGATGATGACATCATCATCTCAATACAGGATTCCGGCAAGGGGATATCGCCCGTCCATCTCGCACAAGTGTTTCAACCATTTTTCACCACCAAACCGGCCGTTGGCAAGTCTGAAAATGGAGAACCGACGGGAACGGGACTTGGACTCTCAACCGTGCAGAAACTTCTTAGTCCATATGGTTGCAAGTTCGATCTCGACAGCGAACCCGGAAAAGGGACTACTTTCAAAATGATTGTGCCCATCGCGCAAAATCAGCCGTCCGAAGAAGACTTGGCAGCTTTAGAGGAATAA
- the miaA gene encoding tRNA (adenosine(37)-N6)-dimethylallyltransferase MiaA gives MAGQGDTNSCVLILAGTTASGKTDVSVPLANMLRAEIISADSRQIYGALKIGSAPPSSTQLDEVRHYFIAEKELSERWTAGDFSRAARRIIADRDRMGTVTLVVGGSMLYLKALLDGLYEREDEPTLDYASLRAEWSERGQDEMMSILEELDPELAATTKPGDHHRILRGIGHYRTTGKRLSDMRKLETTPIQQSFRLYFLNGDREETYERVNRRVDAMLEEGLVEEVRSIAARGFNEANTNALRTHGYQEVFPYLRGECDFETMREEIRKAVRHYVKRQITWFRRETRAIWVRRSFDERPEDIAIRIHRDFLGIELIPQNKETR, from the coding sequence TTGGCCGGACAGGGTGACACGAATTCATGCGTCTTGATTCTCGCAGGGACGACGGCTTCCGGCAAAACGGACGTTTCGGTTCCTTTGGCGAACATGCTTCGTGCAGAAATTATCAGTGCGGACTCTCGCCAAATTTACGGCGCACTAAAGATCGGTTCCGCACCACCGTCATCCACGCAACTCGATGAAGTAAGACACTATTTCATTGCGGAAAAAGAGTTATCCGAACGTTGGACGGCGGGAGACTTCTCGCGGGCGGCCCGCAGGATCATAGCTGATCGTGACCGGATGGGAACGGTGACGCTGGTCGTTGGTGGATCCATGCTCTATCTGAAAGCGTTGTTGGATGGATTATACGAACGCGAAGATGAGCCCACTTTGGATTATGCCTCTTTGAGAGCAGAGTGGAGCGAGCGTGGGCAAGATGAGATGATGAGTATTCTCGAAGAACTTGACCCGGAGCTTGCCGCAACGACGAAGCCGGGCGACCACCATCGAATTCTGCGTGGCATAGGGCATTATCGCACGACCGGCAAGAGGCTCTCTGACATGCGAAAGCTGGAGACGACACCGATCCAGCAGTCGTTTCGACTTTATTTTCTAAATGGAGATCGCGAAGAAACCTACGAGCGCGTAAATAGGCGCGTCGACGCAATGCTGGAGGAAGGATTGGTAGAAGAGGTTCGCAGTATTGCCGCACGCGGATTCAACGAGGCAAATACGAATGCCCTGCGCACTCACGGCTATCAGGAGGTCTTTCCTTATCTTCGCGGTGAGTGCGACTTTGAAACTATGCGCGAAGAGATAAGGAAAGCCGTGCGCCACTATGTGAAGAGGCAGATAACTTGGTTTCGTCGCGAAACACGAGCAATTTGGGTAAGAAGGTCATTTGACGAACGGCCGGAAGACATAGCAATCAGAATACACAGAGACTTTCTCGGAATAGAACTAATTCCCCAGAACAAAGAAACCCGCTGA
- the rpe gene encoding ribulose-phosphate 3-epimerase produces the protein MSRSSETHTHIAPSLLAADFLHLEDEIRRCEAAGLTVLHLDVMDGHFVPNLTFGPPVIRQIRSITKLELDVHLMIEKPELSIADYARAGADAITVHAEVSPHLHRTLANIKELGCRAGVALNPSTPTAHVEHVLPLCDIVLVMSVNPGFGGQKFIPVALEKLASLRVLQQSGRGDFMLSVDGGVDPVTSPSVVEAGAERLVTGSALFGKDFDKNLLDLQRAAGC, from the coding sequence CCTCGCTGCTGGCCGCGGATTTCCTGCACCTTGAAGACGAGATAAGACGGTGTGAAGCCGCAGGGCTGACTGTGTTGCACTTGGACGTTATGGACGGCCACTTCGTACCGAATTTGACTTTCGGTCCGCCCGTGATCAGACAGATTCGGTCGATAACGAAGCTCGAACTTGACGTTCATTTGATGATTGAAAAGCCGGAGCTTTCCATAGCTGATTACGCAAGGGCAGGTGCGGACGCGATCACGGTTCATGCCGAAGTTAGTCCTCATTTGCACCGCACTCTGGCCAACATAAAAGAGCTTGGCTGCCGCGCGGGCGTCGCACTGAACCCTTCAACTCCGACGGCACACGTCGAGCACGTGCTTCCACTTTGTGATATTGTCTTAGTCATGAGCGTGAATCCGGGATTCGGCGGTCAAAAGTTTATTCCCGTCGCGTTAGAAAAGCTCGCTTCACTGCGAGTACTACAACAGTCTGGCCGTGGGGATTTTATGCTCTCCGTGGACGGAGGCGTCGATCCCGTGACATCGCCTTCGGTTGTCGAGGCAGGCGCGGAGCGGCTGGTGACGGGAAGTGCGCTGTTTGGCAAGGATTTCGACAAGAATCTATTGGACCTCCAGCGGGCTGCCGGATGTTGA
- the mutL gene encoding DNA mismatch repair endonuclease MutL translates to MAKIRILPEQLVNQIAAGEVIERPASVLRELLDNALDAGATKIDIELEGSGRELIAVRDNGCGMSRDDMLLSLERHATSKLSAGSNLFAIETLGFRGEALPSIASVSDLELISREKSTDLGFRLHVVGGDIADEEAVAAPAGTQVRVRTIFFNTPARAKFLKADATELSHSIRVLRTYALAYPQVAWTFRHGDSLQFVWPSADFHGRIADVFGVGIQNKLLDVAHELRGVKVHGVLGHRELNRRGRGDQFFFVNRRPFQSTGLAGVSRGALRDWTDGGEWPFYIIFIDVEASSVDVNVHPAKREVRFSDERLIHAAVFEAFRGALKEQQQSLDELRQTWIPTQQTTPPGSLDNIREAGGLFTTSTPFVDSTRAPSPPLTYSQSYDVQQSQSPQPQSFNPRLRAQIYQIHNKYLIAPIRSGLAIIDQHAAHERVLYERALKSFDSRTFASQQLLFPLLLELTPEEDASFQEIRKELDAFGFVLREFGPRSYSIDAVPAGLKRASEASMLREMIAEYDEFRRARLGPRESLAAGFACKAAIKTGDELTIEEMTALVDELFATKQPGSCPHGRPTFIELKLSELDYRFGRTG, encoded by the coding sequence GTGGCTAAGATTCGCATATTACCTGAGCAACTGGTCAATCAGATTGCAGCGGGCGAAGTAATTGAACGACCCGCCTCTGTACTTCGTGAGCTTCTCGACAATGCTCTCGATGCGGGAGCCACGAAGATTGACATCGAGCTTGAAGGTTCAGGGCGGGAATTGATTGCCGTCCGCGACAATGGCTGCGGCATGTCGCGGGATGACATGCTGCTTTCGTTGGAGCGCCACGCAACTTCTAAGCTGTCTGCTGGTTCCAATCTATTTGCGATTGAAACCCTCGGATTTCGCGGAGAAGCGCTGCCCAGCATTGCCTCCGTGAGCGATCTCGAGCTTATCTCGCGCGAGAAGTCAACGGATCTCGGATTCAGATTGCACGTCGTCGGGGGTGACATTGCCGACGAAGAAGCTGTTGCGGCGCCTGCGGGAACTCAGGTTCGCGTGCGTACAATTTTCTTTAACACGCCTGCCCGCGCGAAATTTCTGAAAGCTGACGCGACCGAGCTTTCACATTCGATTCGTGTGCTGCGGACCTACGCATTAGCTTATCCTCAAGTTGCATGGACTTTCCGACACGGAGATTCGCTGCAATTCGTCTGGCCATCGGCTGATTTTCACGGCCGCATCGCGGACGTGTTTGGTGTCGGGATTCAGAATAAACTCTTGGACGTGGCACACGAGCTTCGCGGAGTCAAAGTTCACGGCGTGCTTGGACATCGTGAATTGAATCGAAGGGGCAGGGGAGACCAGTTTTTCTTTGTAAACCGCCGGCCTTTTCAAAGTACAGGTCTTGCGGGAGTGTCACGCGGTGCGCTCAGAGATTGGACAGATGGCGGTGAGTGGCCGTTTTACATCATTTTCATAGACGTTGAAGCGTCTTCGGTCGACGTAAATGTGCATCCGGCGAAGCGCGAAGTGCGATTCTCCGACGAGCGTCTTATTCATGCGGCTGTGTTTGAGGCATTTCGAGGCGCGCTTAAGGAGCAGCAGCAGTCACTTGATGAACTCCGACAAACGTGGATACCTACTCAGCAAACTACGCCGCCGGGCAGCTTAGACAACATCCGGGAAGCCGGTGGACTTTTCACCACAAGCACTCCGTTTGTCGATTCAACACGGGCACCTTCGCCTCCGCTTACATATTCACAAAGTTATGACGTCCAGCAATCGCAATCCCCGCAGCCGCAATCGTTCAATCCGAGGCTGCGCGCTCAAATATATCAGATTCACAACAAATATCTGATTGCGCCGATCCGTTCAGGACTTGCGATCATTGATCAACACGCGGCTCACGAACGTGTGTTGTACGAACGGGCCTTAAAGAGTTTCGACAGTCGTACATTTGCTTCTCAGCAACTTCTATTTCCTCTTTTGTTGGAATTGACTCCCGAGGAAGACGCGTCTTTCCAAGAAATACGAAAGGAACTTGACGCATTTGGGTTTGTGCTGCGAGAATTCGGACCGAGATCCTACAGTATCGACGCAGTGCCAGCTGGCCTTAAACGCGCATCAGAAGCATCCATGCTTCGCGAAATGATCGCAGAGTACGATGAGTTTCGGCGTGCGCGACTTGGACCGCGTGAATCGCTGGCAGCGGGTTTTGCGTGCAAGGCGGCGATTAAGACTGGCGACGAGCTGACGATCGAAGAAATGACGGCGCTGGTTGACGAGTTGTTTGCGACGAAGCAGCCTGGAAGTTGTCCTCACGGTCGGCCCACTTTCATCGAGCTAAAACTCAGCGAATTGGATTACCGCTTTGGCCGGACAGGGTGA
- a CDS encoding MBL fold metallo-hydrolase encodes MNTIVAWCDETREAIWFDPGAEAFDVLSWLESNRIKVTRIVNTHGHVDHIAENGIAKKALGVPLCIHPLDRPKLLDPALNLSVFTGEAVTSPDADELLNEGDTLSFGKLSFKLYHVPGHSPGSLVFFHEGTLIAGDTLFQGSVGRTDFPDSDEQQLYTAIREKIYALPDETVVYPGHGDPTTVGYEKQYNPFVRA; translated from the coding sequence ATGAACACAATAGTTGCTTGGTGCGACGAAACGAGAGAAGCCATTTGGTTCGATCCGGGCGCCGAAGCATTTGATGTTTTGAGTTGGTTGGAATCGAATAGAATAAAAGTGACGCGAATCGTCAATACCCATGGACACGTCGATCATATCGCGGAGAACGGTATTGCGAAAAAGGCGCTGGGAGTCCCGCTGTGTATTCACCCACTCGACAGACCCAAGTTGCTCGATCCGGCCTTAAATCTTTCAGTGTTCACCGGGGAGGCGGTAACCTCGCCTGATGCCGACGAACTCTTGAACGAAGGGGACACGCTAAGTTTCGGCAAACTTTCGTTTAAGCTCTATCACGTTCCCGGACATTCTCCGGGCTCTCTTGTTTTTTTTCACGAAGGCACTTTGATCGCGGGCGACACGTTGTTTCAGGGTTCCGTAGGCCGCACGGATTTCCCCGATTCAGACGAGCAGCAGCTTTACACTGCAATTCGTGAAAAGATTTACGCATTACCGGACGAGACGGTTGTCTATCCCGGCCACGGAGACCCAACCACCGTTGGATACGAAAAGCAGTACAATCCATTCGTCAGAGCTTGA
- a CDS encoding cyclodeaminase/cyclohydrolase family protein, with translation MSNMPDMPAKLIYQPVTGFVEQLASKSPAPGGGSAAALSGAIGAALLVMVCEFTIGKKGFEAVNDEITRTKDSIDPIRHKLTAQVDEDTWAFSRFRVANRLPESTESEKAIKEKEVAESAALTIEVPRQTMLLCRDALRQAEGVISKGNPNTVSDAATGAEMLLAGLEGAANNVLINLTGRKDQQAEGLRSEVASCRSETRSTIVHLREIVEQKLRG, from the coding sequence ATGTCAAACATGCCTGACATGCCCGCAAAGCTAATCTATCAACCCGTGACGGGTTTTGTCGAACAACTTGCATCGAAATCGCCCGCACCCGGCGGCGGCAGTGCGGCAGCACTTTCAGGTGCGATTGGCGCTGCTCTTCTCGTAATGGTGTGCGAGTTTACAATCGGCAAGAAAGGATTTGAAGCAGTCAACGACGAGATCACTCGAACGAAGGATTCAATCGATCCCATACGTCACAAATTGACGGCACAAGTCGATGAAGATACGTGGGCCTTTTCAAGATTTAGAGTGGCCAACAGGTTGCCGGAATCGACAGAATCTGAAAAGGCGATAAAAGAAAAGGAAGTCGCGGAGTCTGCGGCTCTGACGATCGAAGTCCCGCGCCAAACGATGCTCTTGTGCAGAGATGCCCTGAGACAGGCGGAAGGAGTGATTTCAAAAGGCAATCCCAACACAGTATCGGATGCTGCAACCGGCGCAGAAATGCTGCTTGCGGGACTTGAAGGAGCGGCGAACAATGTGTTGATTAACTTGACAGGCCGCAAAGATCAACAAGCAGAGGGCTTGCGCTCCGAGGTGGCGAGTTGCAGATCAGAGACGCGGTCGACAATTGTCCATTTGAGAGAGATAGTCGAGCAGAAGCTGCGTGGCTAA
- the ftcD gene encoding glutamate formimidoyltransferase, translating to MSNKPIVECVPNISEGRDRAKIDRIAGVVNDVSGVKLLDVDPNGDYNRCVITYAGEPEACIEATFRLTAAAYEEIDMTTQKGEHPRSGAVDVAPFVPVRNISMAECADLSKQYGRRVGEELGLPVFLYEAAASRPERKNLAKVRKGEYEALPEKMASPDWVPDFGPHKFNAKFGCVITGARFFLVAYNVNVRTSDVESVHDMALHIRQMGWPLKHDDGTTVLNATGKTVHHPGPLQNCKAMGVYLDQEKFCQVSINLTNYLISAPHIAFEQVKYEAKSRGLEVFGSEVVGLIPLEALVLASEYYVWRDKTERPKSEAATIALVEEKLGLSSFNSFDPRKKIIEYAIAE from the coding sequence ATGAGTAACAAACCAATTGTCGAATGCGTGCCTAATATCTCTGAAGGTCGGGACCGCGCGAAGATAGACCGGATTGCCGGAGTAGTGAACGACGTCAGCGGCGTGAAACTTTTGGACGTGGATCCAAACGGAGATTACAACCGTTGTGTGATTACGTACGCCGGTGAACCGGAAGCATGTATCGAAGCTACGTTTCGACTGACCGCGGCGGCATACGAGGAAATCGACATGACCACGCAAAAAGGCGAGCATCCGCGCAGCGGTGCAGTCGACGTTGCGCCATTTGTGCCCGTGCGAAACATTTCAATGGCGGAGTGTGCCGATTTGTCGAAACAATACGGCCGGCGCGTCGGCGAAGAGTTGGGCCTCCCGGTGTTTTTGTATGAAGCTGCCGCGTCGCGTCCGGAACGTAAGAACCTCGCGAAGGTCCGTAAAGGCGAGTATGAGGCTCTACCGGAGAAAATGGCGAGCCCCGACTGGGTTCCGGATTTCGGTCCGCACAAGTTTAACGCCAAATTTGGCTGCGTAATAACCGGAGCGAGATTTTTTCTCGTTGCATACAACGTGAATGTTCGCACAAGTGACGTTGAAAGCGTTCACGACATGGCACTCCATATTCGCCAGATGGGCTGGCCGCTCAAACATGATGACGGTACGACAGTTTTGAACGCCACGGGGAAAACGGTACATCATCCCGGTCCGCTTCAGAACTGCAAGGCAATGGGTGTGTACCTGGATCAAGAGAAATTCTGTCAAGTGTCGATAAACTTGACCAATTATCTTATCTCGGCTCCGCACATTGCATTTGAGCAGGTGAAATATGAGGCGAAATCGCGCGGCCTCGAAGTATTTGGTTCCGAAGTCGTAGGACTGATTCCGTTAGAGGCGTTGGTGTTGGCTTCGGAATACTATGTGTGGCGTGACAAGACTGAGCGGCCAAAGAGTGAGGCTGCGACTATTGCGCTTGTTGAGGAGAAGTTGGGGCTTTCGTCTTTCAACTCTTTTGATCCGCGCAAGAAGATTATCGAATACGCAATTGCAGAATAG
- the dacB gene encoding D-alanyl-D-alanine carboxypeptidase/D-alanyl-D-alanine-endopeptidase produces the protein MCARFIREVKVISLFSPHGLFGIVLVLLSIVPAIAADVPRGVDSLLRQDPLIGTSWSILFADATSGQTILDVDSDRLLTPASLTKLWTTSTAFSYLGADFKFETRVTAASRPDSKGTISGDLQIHCDGDPMFELKLRRGHRRTAQDEIAEELYGQGIREITGNLTVDVSGYKRTCGNGVWEMGDLREGFAPAVDGVGFNSNVCNVEIAPGAHEGDSAVVTFDPSYAPITVENLVLTASRGNDSWIEYSVTPCRDELEISGLMAQGDSPQYIWFPIQEPAVYFGLAIKEALSRHGIRVAGDVSVSRSESPLPATLYVHESPPLAEIAAIVNKDSDNYLAEYLLSKVGQKMYGHGSTESGLRAVQRFARERGIQRSQFSLEDGCGLSRQNIVSAHAIVRLLSYMSTTENADAFEATLSQSGVDGTISNRLSTEGMLGRVRAKTGTMTNVSGLAGYIGLDDGRKIAFAILSNNFRCSRNYVRNTQDNIVREVYRAIN, from the coding sequence TTGTGCGCTCGTTTCATCCGCGAGGTTAAGGTTATCTCGTTGTTTAGTCCCCACGGTTTGTTTGGAATTGTTCTGGTTCTTCTTTCGATCGTACCTGCGATTGCTGCGGATGTTCCGCGCGGCGTTGATTCGCTGCTCAGGCAGGACCCGTTGATCGGAACTTCATGGAGCATTTTGTTTGCGGACGCCACGTCAGGGCAAACAATTCTCGACGTCGACAGCGACAGATTGCTTACGCCGGCCTCGTTGACTAAACTGTGGACGACTTCAACGGCATTTTCCTATCTTGGAGCGGACTTCAAGTTTGAAACAAGAGTGACAGCGGCATCAAGGCCCGACTCCAAAGGAACAATTTCCGGTGATCTGCAGATCCATTGCGACGGCGATCCGATGTTCGAGCTTAAATTGCGCAGAGGACACCGTAGAACGGCGCAGGATGAAATCGCAGAAGAACTTTACGGACAAGGAATCCGCGAAATCACAGGCAACTTAACGGTCGACGTATCCGGCTACAAACGCACTTGTGGAAACGGTGTTTGGGAAATGGGCGATTTGCGGGAGGGTTTCGCGCCCGCCGTGGACGGAGTCGGGTTCAACAGCAATGTTTGCAACGTCGAGATTGCACCGGGTGCTCACGAGGGCGATAGCGCAGTCGTAACCTTTGATCCTTCTTACGCGCCAATTACGGTCGAAAACCTGGTGCTTACAGCTTCGCGTGGAAACGACAGTTGGATTGAGTACAGCGTCACACCGTGCCGGGACGAACTTGAAATCAGCGGCTTGATGGCGCAGGGAGACTCGCCGCAGTATATTTGGTTTCCGATCCAAGAGCCCGCGGTGTACTTTGGGCTTGCGATCAAGGAGGCTTTGTCTCGACACGGTATACGCGTTGCAGGCGACGTCAGCGTGTCGCGTTCAGAGTCACCTCTTCCTGCAACGCTCTACGTTCACGAGTCACCTCCGCTTGCAGAAATCGCAGCGATTGTAAACAAGGATAGCGACAATTATCTTGCGGAATACCTGCTGTCCAAAGTAGGACAGAAGATGTATGGTCACGGATCTACAGAGTCGGGATTGCGAGCAGTGCAAAGATTCGCCCGTGAACGCGGAATACAGCGGTCGCAATTCTCGCTGGAAGACGGCTGTGGACTTTCTCGCCAGAATATCGTATCGGCACATGCCATCGTCAGGCTCCTAAGCTACATGTCGACCACAGAAAACGCCGACGCGTTTGAGGCGACGCTTTCTCAATCTGGCGTTGACGGGACGATTTCCAATCGTCTTTCAACCGAAGGCATGCTCGGGAGAGTCCGGGCGAAAACGGGGACAATGACGAACGTGTCCGGACTGGCAGGCTATATTGGATTAGACGACGGAAGAAAAATCGCGTTTGCAATTTTAAGCAACAATTTCCGTTGTTCGCGCAATTACGTAAGAAATACACAAGACAATATCGTTCGCGAAGTATATCGAGCGATAAACTGA